One window from the genome of Bacillus kexueae encodes:
- a CDS encoding RsmF rRNA methyltransferase first C-terminal domain-containing protein, with product MLPTEFVDKMTRLLNEDAHPFFESYQEPKSIGLRLNPLKVEKSWFEDYFPYPLAAIPHCSNGYRIEQSDAEPGKYPLHFTGAYYIQEPSAMLPAELLNPNKGNRVLDLCAAPGGKSTQLASMMENEGLLISNEIHPKRAKALAENIERFGLRNTVVTNETPERLANSFEHFFDKILVDAPCSGEGMFRKDEEAIRFWSEDHVIQCSITQKSILSHAYQMLRPGGELVYSTCTFSPEENEQVIEWFINEYTDMSIVDVHPIRGTSKGRVDWTQHLTTALEKSVRLWPHLMRGEGHFVVKLKKEDRTDWSSNVKFERGNVKEKDLKDYRTFEQKTLTRKLEGMFYLHKDHLFLLPDHCPSFDSLKVIRKGLHLGQFKKNRFEPSHHLALYLSKEDVQSSYTMRATENEWKKYMRGETLSSGEDRGWTLLFIDGLSIGWGKESKGTMKNFYPKGLRIHFK from the coding sequence ATGTTACCGACAGAATTTGTAGATAAAATGACACGTTTACTAAATGAGGATGCTCACCCGTTTTTCGAATCGTATCAAGAACCGAAATCCATCGGTTTACGTCTAAATCCATTAAAAGTAGAGAAAAGCTGGTTTGAAGATTACTTTCCTTATCCACTCGCAGCCATTCCGCATTGCTCAAATGGATATCGGATTGAACAAAGTGATGCCGAGCCGGGTAAATATCCATTGCACTTCACTGGTGCCTACTATATTCAAGAGCCAAGCGCTATGCTGCCAGCAGAACTACTTAACCCAAACAAAGGTAATCGTGTACTCGATTTATGTGCAGCTCCTGGAGGAAAATCAACTCAACTAGCATCAATGATGGAAAATGAAGGACTTTTAATTTCGAATGAAATTCATCCGAAAAGGGCTAAGGCATTAGCGGAAAATATCGAACGGTTTGGCCTACGGAATACTGTCGTCACAAATGAGACACCTGAAAGGCTAGCGAACTCATTCGAACATTTCTTTGATAAAATCTTAGTAGATGCTCCTTGTTCAGGTGAAGGAATGTTTCGAAAAGATGAGGAAGCCATTCGTTTTTGGAGCGAAGATCATGTTATTCAATGCTCAATTACTCAAAAAAGTATTCTTTCACATGCCTATCAGATGCTTCGACCAGGTGGAGAACTCGTTTATTCCACATGTACATTCTCCCCCGAAGAGAATGAGCAAGTAATAGAATGGTTTATAAACGAATATACAGATATGTCCATAGTGGATGTCCACCCGATAAGAGGTACATCAAAAGGGAGAGTGGATTGGACACAACATCTAACCACCGCTCTCGAAAAAAGCGTGAGACTATGGCCTCATTTAATGCGTGGGGAAGGTCATTTTGTTGTGAAGTTGAAAAAAGAGGACAGAACCGATTGGTCTTCAAATGTCAAATTTGAGCGCGGAAATGTAAAAGAAAAAGACTTAAAAGACTATCGAACTTTTGAACAAAAAACACTTACGAGAAAACTTGAAGGAATGTTTTATCTTCATAAAGATCATTTGTTTTTATTACCTGATCATTGTCCATCTTTCGATTCGCTAAAAGTGATTCGCAAAGGCCTCCACCTTGGACAGTTCAAAAAAAATCGATTTGAACCTAGTCATCATCTTGCGCTTTATTTAAGCAAAGAAGACGTTCAATCATCCTATACTATGCGTGCAACGGAAAATGAGTGGAAAAAGTACATGCGTGGTGAAACGTTATCCTCCGGTGAAGATCGCGGTTGGACTTTATTGTTCATAGATGGCCTTTCCATTGGGTGGGGAAAAGAGTCAAAGGGAACAATGAAAAACTTTTACCCAAAAGGGCTACGCATTCATTTTAAATAA
- a CDS encoding YpmS family protein — protein MNRWKISFLTLLTINIVVAFFVLVLAFLPVQKPVNEKVEYEKEEYASFLVHSDKETMSRLVNQFLAKQANNEPLSYYIEIEEDVKLYGTLQAFGRDLHVTISFIPRVTSEGDVVLSVHEMSVGKLALPISYVLNYIQKHYVLPNEVSIDADKAQVYVNLTDITLQNNYKIKAGKINLEKDEISAELLIPYENQTDPSN, from the coding sequence ATGAATCGTTGGAAAATAAGTTTTCTCACTTTACTTACCATTAATATTGTAGTTGCTTTTTTTGTTCTAGTTCTCGCTTTTCTACCTGTTCAAAAACCCGTAAATGAAAAAGTCGAATATGAGAAAGAGGAGTATGCGAGCTTTCTTGTTCATAGTGATAAAGAAACGATGAGTAGACTTGTGAATCAATTTCTTGCAAAACAAGCAAATAATGAACCGCTGTCGTATTATATTGAGATAGAAGAAGATGTAAAGTTATACGGTACATTACAAGCATTCGGTAGGGACTTGCACGTAACGATCTCGTTTATTCCGAGAGTAACGAGTGAAGGGGATGTTGTTTTATCGGTTCACGAAATGTCAGTCGGAAAACTTGCGCTTCCTATTTCTTACGTTTTAAATTATATTCAAAAGCATTACGTACTGCCGAATGAAGTATCTATCGATGCGGATAAAGCGCAAGTATACGTCAATTTAACAGATATTACTCTCCAAAATAACTATAAAATTAAAGCGGGTAAGATAAATTTAGAAAAAGATGAAATCTCCGCTGAATTACTAATTCCGTATGAAAATCAAACAGACCCTTCCAACTAA
- the ypmT gene encoding protein YpmT — MKKIWMAGSILSSLIAVYFLSLAYKVFAGGDLAWDLDKIYLNVSYAALCLSLTVYFLHLKDQNKEREE, encoded by the coding sequence ATGAAGAAAATTTGGATGGCAGGAAGTATTCTATCATCATTGATTGCCGTATACTTTTTAAGTTTGGCGTATAAAGTATTTGCTGGTGGAGACTTAGCTTGGGATTTAGACAAGATTTATTTAAATGTTTCGTATGCTGCACTTTGCTTAAGTTTAACGGTCTACTTCCTACACTTGAAAGATCAAAATAAAGAAAGAGAAGAATAA
- a CDS encoding helix-turn-helix transcriptional regulator, with protein MKNRMKQLRQEKGISQEQMAEMLGVSRQTIISIEKGRYNPSLPLAIQIARCFNTIVENVFLLEDENISVNIKDGKGLK; from the coding sequence ATGAAAAATAGGATGAAACAGTTAAGACAAGAGAAAGGAATTTCTCAAGAACAAATGGCCGAGATGTTAGGTGTATCACGTCAAACTATTATTTCTATTGAAAAGGGACGTTACAACCCTTCGTTACCTCTCGCCATTCAAATAGCCCGGTGCTTTAACACAATCGTTGAGAATGTGTTTTTGTTAGAAGATGAAAATATTTCGGTAAACATAAAAGATGGGAAGGGATTAAAATGA
- a CDS encoding SGNH/GDSL hydrolase family protein has translation MRKISFLLILLLLVGCSTIKVQQSPYKQTGVQDKPSITTTVAEQELHLVGLGDSLTQGVGDEVELGYLGRVEERLEQQYGKDISIANFGKKGDKTTNLLKKLNNETVQKEIERADLIFLTIGANDIMKIVRKNIFSLTYEPFEEEQKNFETRFEEIIQVIRTHNPSAPIYYVGLYNPFFLAFPDFPEINLIIEQWNESAEHILSKDNNATFISVQQIFENEEEPLLSQDHFHPNENGYSMIAEQVYQALIEDRKM, from the coding sequence TTGAGGAAAATATCTTTTTTGCTGATTCTATTACTTTTAGTAGGGTGTAGCACAATAAAAGTTCAGCAATCACCTTATAAACAAACTGGTGTTCAAGATAAACCATCCATAACGACTACAGTAGCTGAACAAGAACTTCATCTTGTAGGGCTCGGTGACTCTTTAACACAGGGGGTCGGGGATGAAGTCGAGTTGGGGTATTTAGGGAGAGTAGAAGAACGTTTGGAACAACAATACGGCAAGGATATATCGATTGCTAATTTCGGAAAAAAAGGCGACAAGACAACGAATTTATTGAAAAAGCTCAATAATGAAACGGTCCAAAAAGAAATCGAACGTGCTGACCTCATTTTTTTAACTATTGGTGCGAATGATATTATGAAAATAGTTCGTAAAAATATTTTTTCGTTGACGTATGAGCCGTTTGAAGAGGAACAGAAAAATTTTGAGACACGATTTGAGGAAATCATTCAAGTAATCCGAACGCATAATCCATCCGCGCCCATCTATTATGTCGGTCTTTACAATCCTTTTTTCCTTGCATTTCCTGATTTCCCCGAAATCAATTTAATTATTGAACAATGGAATGAAAGTGCCGAACATATTTTATCTAAGGATAATAATGCAACGTTTATATCCGTTCAACAAATTTTTGAAAATGAAGAAGAACCGTTATTGTCGCAAGATCACTTTCATCCGAATGAAAATGGTTATTCCATGATAGCCGAACAAGTATATCAAGCATTAATCGAAGATAGGAAGATGTAA